One window of Alkaliphilus metalliredigens QYMF genomic DNA carries:
- a CDS encoding dihydrolipoamide acetyltransferase family protein, whose protein sequence is MVEFKFPDIGEGISEGILTKWMVKAGDNIKEGESLCEVETDKVTTELPSPATGLVNSLKGEEGDTIYVGDVIVKIDTGDHAEEESKNRTTSESNEKKLEKVEEEENAGVVGALEVSDEVMGASQEARGEKAVKGQSKKVLATPVARQMAYDLGIAIGTIKGTGPLGRVMKADIKVAHERKQQNGPLESQPKKSSMEPKEAQGQLSDKEERIKLSMLRKTIGKRMTESFYTAPHALCIDEVDVTDLVAYREEMKNHFVEEKEIKITYLPFMIKAVMLALKDYPRFNAQLDEENQMLILKKYYNIGIAVDTPEGLTVPVIKDVDQKGLMSLMEESVRLSQSAKDKSLKLNQLKGSTFTITNLGSLGVKSGMPIINYPEVAIIGIGQIEQKPVVVDNEVVIRWMMPLSLSFDHRVLDGGDVGRFLNQFKKYIKDIKGLLLR, encoded by the coding sequence ATGGTTGAATTTAAATTCCCGGATATCGGTGAAGGGATTTCAGAAGGGATATTAACAAAATGGATGGTGAAAGCTGGAGACAACATCAAAGAAGGAGAGTCCCTCTGTGAAGTAGAAACCGATAAAGTAACCACAGAGCTTCCTTCTCCAGCCACAGGCCTGGTTAATAGCCTGAAGGGTGAAGAGGGAGATACAATATATGTAGGGGATGTCATCGTCAAAATAGACACCGGTGATCACGCTGAGGAAGAATCTAAAAACCGCACAACCTCTGAATCAAATGAAAAGAAACTGGAAAAGGTAGAAGAAGAGGAAAACGCTGGTGTTGTAGGAGCCTTAGAAGTATCAGATGAAGTCATGGGCGCCAGTCAAGAGGCCAGAGGAGAAAAAGCGGTAAAGGGTCAAAGTAAAAAAGTATTGGCAACACCGGTTGCTAGACAAATGGCCTATGATCTAGGTATTGCCATTGGCACAATTAAAGGGACGGGACCATTGGGGCGGGTAATGAAGGCAGATATAAAAGTAGCTCATGAAAGAAAACAACAGAATGGACCATTAGAAAGTCAGCCTAAAAAGTCATCAATGGAGCCGAAGGAAGCCCAAGGGCAATTGAGTGATAAGGAAGAGAGAATAAAGCTTTCCATGCTACGTAAAACCATTGGCAAACGAATGACTGAGTCATTCTATACCGCTCCCCATGCCTTATGCATTGATGAGGTAGATGTAACGGATTTAGTAGCCTACCGTGAAGAAATGAAGAATCATTTTGTAGAAGAAAAGGAGATTAAAATAACCTATTTACCATTTATGATTAAGGCAGTCATGCTGGCATTAAAGGACTATCCTAGATTTAATGCGCAACTTGATGAAGAAAATCAAATGTTGATCCTGAAAAAGTATTATAATATTGGGATTGCAGTAGATACACCTGAGGGGCTAACGGTTCCTGTTATCAAAGATGTAGATCAAAAAGGACTGATGAGCTTAATGGAAGAAAGTGTAAGATTGAGCCAAAGTGCCAAGGATAAAAGTCTTAAATTAAACCAGTTGAAAGGAAGTACATTTACCATTACCAACTTGGGGTCATTGGGAGTTAAAAGTGGTATGCCCATTATTAACTACCCAGAAGTGGCAATAATAGGTATTGGGCAGATTGAACAAAAACCCGTTGTGGTAGATAATGAAGTGGTCATAAGATGGATGATGCCCCTGTCTTTATCCTTTGATCATCGGGTATTAGACGGTGGAGATGTGGGAAGGTTTTTAAATCAATTTAAAAAATACATTAAAGATATTAAAGGATTACTGTTGAGATAA
- the lpdA gene encoding dihydrolipoyl dehydrogenase, with translation MTYDVLVLGGGPGGYVAAIKAAHLGGKVALVENGYFGGVCLNWGCIPTKALLKNARVYQDVLMGDFYGIEGIDKSQLSINWPAMLKRKDRIVRQLVGGVKGLLKKNKVDVFDGFGTLIDANHIEVKGQQLEGKKLIIATGTSPMIPDIPGLEASMKAGNILTSKELLSIEALPKSVVILGGGVIAIEFATLLNALDVEVTVIQRSDRILKGVEEEMALTLSKDLIKRKVKIVTNSSVEKIEGTRVFTKINGEEEIFEGDKILLSLGTSPNVKGLEALSLDMDKKGIITNDKMETSITGVYAIGDVNGKYQLAHVASAEGIVAAENAMGGNEELNYNIVPSCIYSFPEIASVGLTEEEARQKDYDVVVSKFPLAANGKAMAEGENIGFVKIIADKKYGEILGTHIMAVHATDMISEAIVSMQLEGTAYDVAKAIHPHPTMSEIVMEAAHGIMDQPIHF, from the coding sequence ATGACCTATGATGTACTTGTGTTAGGAGGCGGTCCTGGTGGTTATGTTGCAGCCATCAAGGCGGCTCATTTAGGTGGAAAAGTAGCCCTGGTTGAAAATGGCTATTTCGGTGGGGTGTGCCTCAACTGGGGTTGTATCCCAACGAAAGCACTTTTGAAAAATGCCCGGGTCTACCAAGATGTGCTTATGGGAGATTTTTATGGGATTGAAGGAATTGACAAAAGTCAATTAAGTATTAACTGGCCTGCTATGTTGAAGCGAAAAGATAGAATTGTCCGTCAACTAGTTGGTGGCGTAAAAGGATTGCTGAAAAAAAATAAAGTCGATGTATTTGATGGATTTGGTACATTGATTGATGCCAATCATATCGAAGTAAAGGGACAACAGTTAGAAGGAAAGAAGCTCATCATTGCCACGGGTACCAGTCCTATGATTCCGGATATACCTGGGCTGGAAGCTTCTATGAAGGCTGGGAATATCTTAACCAGTAAAGAACTTTTATCCATTGAGGCCTTGCCTAAATCAGTAGTCATTTTAGGGGGAGGGGTTATTGCCATCGAGTTTGCCACCCTACTAAATGCCCTTGATGTTGAAGTCACAGTGATTCAACGATCTGATCGAATATTAAAAGGGGTGGAAGAAGAAATGGCGCTGACCCTAAGTAAGGATTTAATAAAGCGTAAAGTCAAAATTGTGACGAATAGCAGCGTAGAGAAAATTGAAGGTACCCGAGTGTTCACAAAGATCAATGGTGAAGAGGAGATATTTGAGGGAGATAAAATTTTACTTTCTTTGGGGACATCACCCAATGTTAAGGGATTAGAGGCCTTATCCCTAGATATGGATAAAAAGGGGATCATCACAAATGACAAAATGGAGACCAGTATCACTGGAGTCTATGCAATCGGTGACGTCAATGGAAAGTATCAACTTGCCCATGTAGCCAGTGCGGAAGGAATCGTTGCGGCTGAAAATGCAATGGGAGGAAATGAAGAATTAAATTATAACATTGTTCCTTCTTGTATTTATAGTTTTCCTGAAATTGCTTCTGTGGGATTAACAGAAGAAGAAGCCCGACAAAAAGATTATGATGTGGTAGTCAGTAAGTTTCCTTTAGCGGCCAATGGAAAGGCAATGGCTGAAGGAGAAAATATTGGATTTGTTAAAATCATTGCAGATAAGAAATATGGAGAAATACTGGGAACACATATTATGGCAGTTCATGCCACGGATATGATCTCAGAGGCCATTGTGTCTATGCAGCTAGAGGGAACAGCCTATGATGTTGCAAAGGCAATTCATCCCCATCCAACGATGTCTGAAATTGTAATGGAAGCAGCCCATGGTATTATGGATCAACCAATACATTTTTAA